A region from the Canis lupus dingo isolate Sandy chromosome 9, ASM325472v2, whole genome shotgun sequence genome encodes:
- the RNF135 gene encoding E3 ubiquitin-protein ligase RNF135 isoform X2 — protein MLPFCKEGCWNFEREWIESAAAQKSIKEVGRELTELVEQLVGIVRNLQSQKHLPESGPENERSTLSMGMSSSDGADLALASSKPVTSDTPERKMKDILHDLEEIQKKLQENFTWKGALEEHLQVELQEAPSSSSHPLPDHSCPAPRRAFQFAQWAISPTFDLRSHSCSLEVSEDCRVVTVSHWPQTHLWNHERFVTCQVLCSQAFSSGQQYWEVDTQHCSHWAVGVASWGMRRTQILGRTKDSYCVEWKGNSQLSAWHMVQETVLGSDRPKVVGIWLDLEEGKLAFYSVADQETLLYECPVSASSPLHPAFWLYGLNPGNSLTIRPVNV, from the exons ATGTTACCATTCTGCAAAGAAGGCTGTTGGAATTTTGAGAGGGAGTGGATTGAATCT gcAGCAGCCCAGAAGAGCATCAAAGAAGTTGGACGTGAGCTGACAGAGTTGGTGGAACAGCTTGTAGGAATTGTCAGGAATCTTCAGAGTCAGAAACACCTCCCCGAATCTGgaccagaaaatgaaaggagCACCCTGAGCATGGGCATG TCTTCTTCTGATGGGGCGGACCTTGCCTTGGCTTCTTCAAAGCCAGTGACTTCTGACACACccgagagaaaaatgaaagacattcTGCATGACCTAGAAGAAATCcagaaaaaattacaagaaaacttCACATGGAAAGGGGCCCTTGAAGAACATCTGCAGG TGGAACTCCAGGAAGCTCCATCTTCTTCTTCACACCCATTGCCTGACCAcagctgcccagcccccaggAGGGCCTTCCAGTTTGCTCAGT GGGCCATCAGCCCAACCTTTGACCTTCGCAGCCACTCCTGTAGCTTGGAGGTGTCCGAGGATTGCCGGGTGGTGACTGTATCTCACTGGCCACAGACCCATCTCTGGAATCATGAGAGGTTTGTGACCTGCCAGGTCTTATGTTCCCAGGCCTTCTCTTCTGGGCAGCAGTACTGGGAAGTGGACACTCAGCATTGCAGCCACTGGGCAGTTGGGGTAGCTTCCTGGGGGATGAGGCGTACCCAGATCCTGGGAAGGACCAAGGACTCTTACTGTGTAGAGTGGAAGGGGAATAGCCAACTCTCTGCATGGCACATGGTCCAGGAAACGGTCCTTGGCTCAGACAGACCTAAAGTGGTGGGCATCTGGCTGGACCTGGAGGAGGGAAAACTCGCCTTCTATTCAGTGGCTGACCAGGAGACGCTGCTGTATGAGTGcccagtctctgcctcctctcctctgcaCCCCGCCTTCTGGCTCTATGGCTTAAATCCTGGAAACTCTCTGACTATACGGCCAGTAAATGTGTAA
- the ADAP2 gene encoding arf-GAP with dual PH domain-containing protein 2 isoform X6, giving the protein MSHNGNLRVKAKYEARVPAFYYVPQANDCLVLKEQWIRAKYERQEFMADGKTMSSPGNREGFLWKRGRDNAQFLRRKFVLLAREGLLKYYTKEEGKGPKAVISIKDLNATFETEKIGNPHGLQITYRREGHIRNLFVYHESGKEIVDWFNALRAARLQYLKTAFPELPESELVPLITRNYLKQGFMEKTGPKQREPFKKRWFALDPQERRLLYYKNPLDAFEQGQVFLGSNEQGYGVYEDLPKGIRGNRWKAGLTIITPERRFVFTCPSEKEQREWLESFRDVLSRPLTPLNLLRLHWHGYHLSSLLAPLAAASSESGHSSR; this is encoded by the exons agtgtTAAAGGAACAGTGGATTCGAGCTAAGTATGAAAGACAGGAATTTATGGCCGATGGGAAAACCATGTCATCCCCAG GTAACCGAGAAGGGTTCCTGTGGAAGCGAGGGAGGGACAATGCTCAGTTCCTGAGGAGGAAGTTTGTCCTGCTGGCAAGAGAAGGCCTCCTGAAGTACTATACGAAAGAAGAG GGTAAAGGCCCCAAAGCTGTCATCAGCATCAAGGACTTGAATGCTACCTTCGAAACAGAGAAGATAGGGAACCCCCATGGTCTGCAGATCACCTACAGGAGAGAGGGCCACATCAGAAACCTCTTCGTGTACCATGAGAGTGGGAAG GAGATAGTGGACTGGTTCAATGCCCTCCGTGCAGCCCGTCTGCAATACCTAAAAACGGCCTTTCCTGAGCTCCCAGAGTCTGAG CTCGTGCCCCTCATCACCAGGAACTACCTCAAACAAGGCTTCATGGAAAAGACTGGTCCAAAG CAAAGAGAACCTTTCAAGAAAAGATGGTTTGCTCTGGATCCCCAGGAGCGGAGGCTGCTGTATTACAAGAACCCACTG GATGCCTTTGAACAGGGCCAGGTCTTCTTGGGGAGCAACGAGCAGGGGTATGGAGTCTATGAAGACCTGCCCAAGGGCATCCGGGGGAACCGCTGGAAAGCCGGCCTCACCATCATCACCCCGGAGCGGAGATTCGTCTTCACCTGCCCCAGCGAGAAAGAGCAGCGGGAGTGGCTGGAGAGTTTTCGGGATGTCCTCTCTCGCCCCTTGACGCCCCTCAACCTCCTCC GATTGCATTGGCATGGTTATCACCTCAGCTCTCTTCTTGCTCCCCTGGCAGCTGCATCATCAGAGAGTGGCCACAGCAGCAGGTGA
- the RNF135 gene encoding E3 ubiquitin-protein ligase RNF135 isoform X1: protein MAGPDPGPAVPVWLAEDDLGCIICHGLLAWPATLPCGHSFCRDCLKGLWAAGCAGPPRSCPTCRASAAEPRQLRKNTMLQELVDKYSRALREAAAQKSIKEVGRELTELVEQLVGIVRNLQSQKHLPESGPENERSTLSMGMSSSDGADLALASSKPVTSDTPERKMKDILHDLEEIQKKLQENFTWKGALEEHLQVELQEAPSSSSHPLPDHSCPAPRRAFQFAQWAISPTFDLRSHSCSLEVSEDCRVVTVSHWPQTHLWNHERFVTCQVLCSQAFSSGQQYWEVDTQHCSHWAVGVASWGMRRTQILGRTKDSYCVEWKGNSQLSAWHMVQETVLGSDRPKVVGIWLDLEEGKLAFYSVADQETLLYECPVSASSPLHPAFWLYGLNPGNSLTIRPVNV, encoded by the exons ATGGCGGGCCCGGACCCCGGCCCGGCCGTCCCCGTGTGGCTGGCCGAGGACGACCTGGGCTGCATCATCTGTCACGGGCTGCTCGCCTGGCCCGCCACGCTGCCCTGCGGCCACAGCTTCTGCCGCGACTGCCTCAAGGGCCTGTGGGCCGCCGGCTGCGCTGGGCCCCCGCgctcctgccccacctgccgCGCGAGCGCCGCGGAGCCGCGGCAGCTGCGCAAGAACACGATGCTGCAGGAGCTGGTGGACAAGTACAGCCGCGCGCTGCGCGAG gcAGCAGCCCAGAAGAGCATCAAAGAAGTTGGACGTGAGCTGACAGAGTTGGTGGAACAGCTTGTAGGAATTGTCAGGAATCTTCAGAGTCAGAAACACCTCCCCGAATCTGgaccagaaaatgaaaggagCACCCTGAGCATGGGCATG TCTTCTTCTGATGGGGCGGACCTTGCCTTGGCTTCTTCAAAGCCAGTGACTTCTGACACACccgagagaaaaatgaaagacattcTGCATGACCTAGAAGAAATCcagaaaaaattacaagaaaacttCACATGGAAAGGGGCCCTTGAAGAACATCTGCAGG TGGAACTCCAGGAAGCTCCATCTTCTTCTTCACACCCATTGCCTGACCAcagctgcccagcccccaggAGGGCCTTCCAGTTTGCTCAGT GGGCCATCAGCCCAACCTTTGACCTTCGCAGCCACTCCTGTAGCTTGGAGGTGTCCGAGGATTGCCGGGTGGTGACTGTATCTCACTGGCCACAGACCCATCTCTGGAATCATGAGAGGTTTGTGACCTGCCAGGTCTTATGTTCCCAGGCCTTCTCTTCTGGGCAGCAGTACTGGGAAGTGGACACTCAGCATTGCAGCCACTGGGCAGTTGGGGTAGCTTCCTGGGGGATGAGGCGTACCCAGATCCTGGGAAGGACCAAGGACTCTTACTGTGTAGAGTGGAAGGGGAATAGCCAACTCTCTGCATGGCACATGGTCCAGGAAACGGTCCTTGGCTCAGACAGACCTAAAGTGGTGGGCATCTGGCTGGACCTGGAGGAGGGAAAACTCGCCTTCTATTCAGTGGCTGACCAGGAGACGCTGCTGTATGAGTGcccagtctctgcctcctctcctctgcaCCCCGCCTTCTGGCTCTATGGCTTAAATCCTGGAAACTCTCTGACTATACGGCCAGTAAATGTGTAA